From one Solanum stenotomum isolate F172 chromosome 12, ASM1918654v1, whole genome shotgun sequence genomic stretch:
- the LOC125846603 gene encoding caffeoyl-CoA O-methyltransferase isoform X4, giving the protein MASNGENGRHQEVGHKSLLQSDALYQYILETSVYPREPEAMKELREITAKHPWNLMTTSADEGQFLNMLLKLINAKNTMEIGVFTGYSLLATAMALPDDGKILAMDINRDNYEIGLPVIEKAGLAHKIEFREGPALPVLDQMIEDGKYHGSYDFIFVDADKDNYLNYHKRLIDLVKVGGLIGYDNTLWNGSVVAPPDAPLRKYVRYYKDFVLELNKALAADPRIEICQLPVGDGITLCRRIS; this is encoded by the exons ATGGCAAGCAATGGAGAAAATGGAAGACATCAAGAAGTTGGACACAAGAGTTTATTGCAAAGTGATGCCCTTTATCAG TATATTCTTGAAACAAGTGTGTACCCAAGAGAGCCTGAAGCCATGAAAGAGCTGAGAGAGATTACTGCAAAACACCCTTG GAACCTTATGACCACCTCTGCTGATGAAGGGCAATTCTTGAATATGCTTCTCAAACTCATCAATGCCAAAAACACAATGGAAATTGGTGTTTTTACTGGTTACTCTCTGCTTGCTACTGCCATGGCTCTTCCTGATGATGGCAAG ATTCTAGCCATGGATATCAACCGCGATAACTATGAGATTGGTCTTCCCGTAATTGAAAAGGCCGGTCTAGCGCACAAAATTGAATTCAGAGAAGGCCCTGCACTTCCTGTTCTTGACCAAATGATTGAAGAC GGCAAATATCATGGATCATATGATTTCATATTTGTGGATGCTGACAAGGACAATTACTTGAACTATCACAAGAGATTAATCGACTTGGTGAAGGTTGGTGGATTAATTGGCTATGACAACACCCTATGGAACGGATCAGTAGTAGCACCACCTGATGCACCCCTAAGGAAATATGTTAG GTATTATAAAGATTTCGTATTGGAACTCAACAAGGCCTTAGCTGCTGATCCCAGAATCGAAATCTGCCAGCTTCCCGTTGGTGATGGCATTACCCTTTGCCGTCGTATCAGTTAA
- the LOC125846603 gene encoding caffeoyl-CoA O-methyltransferase isoform X8, producing MASNGENGRHQEVGHKSLLQSDALYQYILETSVYPREPEAMKELREITAKHPWNLMTTSADEGQFLNMLLKLINAKNTMEIGVFTGYSLLATAMALPDDGKILAMDINRDNYEIGLPVIEKAGLAHKIEFREGPALPVLDQMIEDGKYHGSYDFIFVDADKDNYLNYHKRLIDLVKVGGVIGYDNTLWNGSVVAPPDAPLRKYVRYYKDFVLELNKALAADPRIEICQLPVGDGITLCRRIS from the exons ATGGCAAGCAATGGAGAAAATGGTAGACACCAAGAAGTTGGACACAAGAGTCTCTTGCAAAGCGATGCCCTATATCAG TACATTCTTGAAACAAGCGTGTACCCGAGAGAGCCTGAAGCCATGAAAGAGCTAAGAGAGATTACTGCAAAACACCCTTG GAACCTTATGACCACCTCTGCTGATGAAGGACAATTCTTGAATATGCTTCTCAAACTCATCAATGCCAAAAACACCATGGAAATTGGCGTTTTTACTGGTTATTCTCTGCTGGCAACTGCCATGGCTCTTCCAGATGATGGCAAG ATTCTAGCCATGGATATCAACCGTGATAACTATGAGATTGGTCTTCCAGTGATTGAAAAGGCTGGTCTAGCACACAAGATTGAATTTAGAGAAGGCCCTGCACTTCCTGTTCTTGACCAAATGATTGAAGAC gGGAAATACCATGGATCATATGACTTCATATTTGTGGACGCTGACAAAGACAACTATTTGAACTATCACAAGAGATTAATCGACTTGGTTAAGGTTGGTGGAGTAATTGGCTATGACAACACCCTATGGAACGGATCAGTAGTTGCACCACCTGATGCACCACTCAGAAAATACGTTAGGTATTATAAAGATTTCGTATTGGAACTCAACAAGGCCTTAGCTGCTGATCCCAGAATCGAAATCTGCCAGCTTCCCGTTGGTGATGGCATTACCCTTTGCCGTCGTATCAGTTAA
- the LOC125846605 gene encoding caffeoyl-CoA O-methyltransferase-like, producing MANSGENGRHQEVGHKSLLQSDAFYQYILETSVYPREPEAMKELREITAKHPWNIMTTSADEGQFLNMLLKLINAKNTMEIGVFTGYSLLATAMALPDDGKILAMDINRDNYEIGLPVIEKAGLAHKIDFREGPALPVLDQMIEDGKYHGSYDFIFVDADKDNYLNYHKRLIELVKVGGLIGYDNTLWNGSVVAPPDAPLRKYVRYYRDFILELNKALAADPRIEICQLPVGDGITLCRRIS from the exons ATGGCAAACAGTGGAGAAAATGGAAGACACCAAGAAGTTGGACACAAGAGTCTCTTGCAAAGTGATGCTTTTTATCAG TACATTCTTGAGACAAGCGTGTACCCAAGAGAGCCTGAAGCAATGAAAGAGCTAAGAGAGATTACTGCAAAACACCCTTG GAATATTATGACCACCTCCGCCGATGAAGGACAATTTTTGAATATGCTTCTCAAACTCATCAATGCCAAAAATACCATGGAGATTGGTGTTTTTACTGGTTACTCTTTGCTGGCAACTGCCATGGCTCTTCCAGATGATGGCAAG ATTCTAGCCATGGATATCAACCGCGATAACTATGAGATTGGTCTTCCAGTAATTGAAAAGGCTGGTCTAGCACACAAAATTGATTTCAGAGAAGGCCCTGCACTTCCGGTTCTTGACCAAATGATTGAAGAT GGCAAATACCATGGATCATATGACTTCATATTTGTGGATGCTGACAAGGACAATTACTTGAACTATCACAAAAGATTAATAGAGTTGGTGAAGGTTGGTGGATTAATTGGCTATGACAACACCCTATGGAATGGATCAGTGGTGGCACCACCTGATGCACCGCTAAGGAAATATGTTAGGTATTATAGGGATTTCATATTGGAACTCAACAAGGCCTTGGCTGCTGATCCCAGAATCGAAATTTGCCAGCTTCCCGTCGGTGATGGCATTACCCTTTGTCGCCGCATTAGTTAA